The Desulfonatronum sp. SC1 region CACGGGACGACGAACCTGGGGCAAAACGGCCTGGACTCCTGGATCGTCGCCGCAGACCACGTTCAGGCCATAGAACGGCGCCTTGTTCATGAACTGGATAAAGGCTTCCTTGATGCTCGCCAAGTCAGGATAAAAATCCAGATGATCCGCGTCGATGTTGGTCACCACGCTGATGATCGGAAACAGGCACAAAAAGGAGCCGTCGGATTCGTCCGCCTCGGCGATCAGATATTCTCCCTGGCCGAGCAGGGCGTTGCTGCCATAGCTGCGTAGCCGTCCGCCGATGATCACCGTCGGGTCCAGTTCTGCTTCCTTGAAAATGGTCGCCAGGATCGAAGTGGTCGTGGTCTTGCCGTGGGTTCCGGCCACGGCAATCCCGGTCCGTAGGCGCATCAGTTCGGCCAGCATTTCCGCCCTGGGGATGATCGGAATTCCCAGGTCACGGGCTTCCTGAACCTCCGGGTTGTCGTCCCGCACCGCCGTGGACTTGACCAGCACCTGGGCCTGCTCCAAACGCCCTCTGCAATGCCCGACATACGTGATTGCGCCGAGGGTCCGCAGATGATCCAGCACTGGGCCAGGTGCCACGTCCGAACCGGAGACGCTGTAGCCCAAGTTGAGCAGCACTTCCGCGATTCCACTCATGCCGGAACCGCCCAAACCGACCATATGGATGGACGTGACTTTCGACTTCATCCGCGTTGCACCAATCCTTCAAGTTCTCGAACCACGTCAGCCCCGGCTTCCGGTCGCCCCAATTCCCAGGCTGCCTTGCGCATGTCCCGTAATTTGCCCGGAATATCCAACAAATCCTTGATCACGGTCCATAATTGGACCTGGGCCAAATAGCTTTCCACCAACACCATGGCCGCCCCAGCCTGCTCCAACTTCCGGGCATTGAGCATCTGGTGGTCATGGGTGGCATAGGGGAAGGGGACCAGGACGCTGGGCTTCCCCATGACCGTCAATTCTGCAAGCGTGGTCGCGCCGGCCCGGCATATCACCAGGTCCGCCCAGGCATAGGCCTCGGCCACGTCTTCGATGAACGGCTCCACGCGGACCTGGTCCCAGCCGGTCCGGGCATACTTCCCGGAAACCCTCTCCCAATCCGCCTGTCCAGTCTGGTGCCACAGGGAAATCCGCTCTTCGCGAAACCCGTCAATGGAATCCAGCACGGCCTGATTCAGGGCTTTGGCTCCCTGGCTTCCACCAAGGATCAACACGTTGCGTCGCGGGCTGTCCCCTTCGGGCTGGGCGGAGCGTAGCAGGCGAACCGCCTTGCGCAACGGATTCCCGGTGACCACCACCTTTTTGGCGTCGAACTGGTGATGATCGTCCGGCAAGGAAAGCAGCACCCGATGGACCAGTCTGCCCAGGAGCCTGTTGGTCATTCCAGGCAGACGGTTCTGCTCGTGAATCGCCGTAGGCACGCGTAACATCCAGGCCGCCAGAACCAGGGGAAAACCGGCGTAGCCGCCCAAACCCAGTACCACGTCGGGCTTGAACCCATGAACTATGGCCATGGCCCGCGACACGCTGAGCGGCAACCACCACAATATGCCCAGAGCCCGCCAACCCCGCCCCAGTACGCCGGAAACCGGAAGGGCCTGAAAGTCCAGACCTGCGCTTGCCGCCCATCTTCTTTCCGGCCCGCGCCCGCTGCCCACGAAGAGCAATCGGATGCCGGGATGCCGCTCGCGCAGCTCTTCGGCCACGGCCAGGGCTGGGAAAATATGGCCTCCGGTTCCCCCGGTGGTCAGGATCACCCGGTTCATGCCATTGCTCCGTTTCGTCCGCTTCCCAACGGGGTGGCGCTTCGAGAGAGATTCAGCAACACGCCCACGCAGAAGAGGGAGATGACCAGGCTGGAACCTCCGTAGCTCAGAAATGGCATGGGCACGCCTTTAGGGGGGACCACGCCCAGCACCACGGCTATGTTCAGCATGGCTCCCAGAGCCAGAATCAGCAGCATCCCGAAGGCGACGAACCGCTCCTGCAAGCCGTCCTGCAATTTGGCGATCCGGAGTCCTCGCCAGAGCAACACGCCCACCAGAACGAAAATCACGGAGACGCCGACAAAGCCCAACTCCTCGCCAATCACGGCCAGAATAAAGTCCGTATGCGCCGCGGGCAGAAAGAACAGTTTCTGCTTCCCGGCGCCCAATCCTTCACCAAGCCACCCTCCACCGCCCAGGGCGTACAGGGATTGAACTAGTTGATAGCCCACGTCCTGGGCGTCCTGGAACGGATCTAAGAACGCGAACCAGCGTCGGAAGCGGTAGGGCGAACTCATCACCAGAAAAATACCGCCCATCAAGGCCATGAACGAAGTCGCCCCCAAATAGACCAACCGGGTCCCCCCCACGAAACTCATACAAAAGAGGATCAGCATCAACGAGGCCGCTCCCCCGAAATCCGGCTGGGCCAGGAGTAAGACGCACAGCGCTCCGGTGATGCACACCGGAGGCAGAAAGCCCACTCCGAAGGTGCGGATCATTTCCTGCTTGCGGCTAAAAAACGAGGCCAGATAAAGGACCAAGGCCACTTTGGAGATTTCCAGGGGCTGGACCATGATGGGACCTACGGAAAGCCAACGTGTCGCCCCTCCGGCCTGCACTCCCAAGGGCGAAACCAGGGTCAGGAGCAACAGACCTCCGGCCAGGGCCAGCCAAGCATAGGCGAACCGAAGATACAACAGCCGGGGAAGAGCCGCGGCCGCGCTCATCACGCCCAGCCCGATGATCAGAAAGACCAGGTGCCGCTTGAAAAAATAGTATTTGTCCGCGTAAAAGCGCTCGGCCATGATTCCGGTGGAGCTGAGCACCATTACCAGGCCCAAACCGGAAAGCAGCAGAGCCACGGACAGCAACCAGAAATCAACTCCTTCGCCGCGCCCTGCTCCGGACCCGCGGGCTGACACAGCGGCAAGTCTACTCATGGCCCCGCTCCCCGAGAGTCTGTAGGTGCCCCTGAAAGGTCATGCCGCGATGCTTGTAGTCCCGGAAAAGATCGAAGCTGGCCGTGGCCGGCGAGAGCAGCATCACGTCGCCAGGTTGGGCTTGGTGCCAGAGCCGATCCATAGCCAGTTCCAGGGTCGGCTCCCAGAACAGCGATGTTCCGGCATCGGCCCATGCCGCTTCAAAAATTTCCCGACTGGCCCCGAACAGCCCCACTGCTTTGGTCTTGCTTCGCACGAGGGGATTGAGGCCAGCCAGATCGCCGCCTTTGAAAACTCCCCCGGCCAGTAGCAGCACCGGGCGATCGAAGGCCTCCAAGGCGGCCCGCAAGGCCTGGACCGTGGTGCCCTTGGAGTCGTCCACGAAAACCACGCCGTCCCGTTCGGCCACGATTTGCAGCCGATGGGGCAGGCCGATGAATCCGTCCAAGACCGTCTGGGCCGCGGCGTGGGTCAGTCCGAAGGGCAGGCAGGCCTGAAACGCGGCGGCGATGTTGGCCCGGTTGTGCCGTCCGGGCAACGCCGGACAGATCAAATCGGATTGGGTACCAAAATACACGGTCCGGGCACGGGTCACGCAACGCGTCCGGACCAGTTCCCGCATCTCCTCGGCGAATACGGCCGTATCCTCCGGTTCCTGCTGGGCGAACAATGAAAGCTTGGCCTGAAGATACTCTTCCATGTCCTGGTGATAATCCAGATGGTTCGGACTGACGTTGAGCAGCACGCCGACATTGGGACGCAGCGAACTCGTGTTCAGGAGCTGAAAACTGCTCACTTCCAAAACAAGGTTGTCGGCTTGCTTGAAATTCGAGGATGAACCGGCTTCCGCTGCCAGCATGCGTTCCAAAACATACCGGGACAACGGTGTCCCGATGTTTCCGCCCACGAACACCCGGCGGCCCGCGGCCTCCAGAAAGCGGCCGATCAGGGTGGCGGTCGTGGTTTTGCCGCTGGTTCCGGTCACCGCGGTAATCGGCGCGTCCACGAATCCTAAGGCCAGTTCAAGTTCCGCGATCACCTGAGCCGCCCTGAGGCCAGTCAGCCAGGGGGCCAGTTTGCGTCGGTTCACGCCCGGACTGAGAACCACCAGAGCGGCGCGCTCGAACTGCTCCGTGCAATGTTCGCCCTCCCGCACGTCCCAGCCCCGCTTTTCAGCCAGGTCACGGACCTCTTGACTCACCGTCCCGGAATCCACCAATCGAACCGCGCCGCCCAGATGGTCCAACAAGGCGGCCGCGGCCAGACCGGACCGGCCCGTGCCCACCACCACGGTCGTTGTTCCGGGGTGAATCCGAAGCGGCCTTGAGTCGGGCAATGGTCGATGCAGGCTGGACATGTACCGTACTCGTTTTTAGCGAAGCTTCAGGGCGCTCAGGGAAATCAAGGCCATGATGATGGAAAAAATCCAGCATCGGACAATGATCTTGGACTCCGGCACGCCTTGGAGTTCAAAATGGTGGTGCAGGGGGGCCATCCGAAAGATGCGCTTGCCCCCGGTCATTTTGAAATACCCCACCTGGAGGATCACGGAGAGGGTCTCCACCACGAACAGCCCGCCGACGATCAGCAACAATAGTTCCTGTTTGGCCAACACGGCGATGAACCCCAGAACCCCGCCCAGGCTCAGGCTGCCCACATCGCCCATGAACACCTGAGCCGGGTAGGCGTTGAACCACAAAAAGCCCAGCCCCGCGCCCACCAGAGCGGCGCAGAACACCGTCACCTCGCCGACTCCGGGCACGTAGGCCACCTGGAGGTACTTGGCGATCTGCACGTGACCGGCTACGTAAACGAAGATGCCGAAGCACGCCGCGGCCACGATCAACGGCACAATTGCCAGGCCATCCAGCCCGTCGGTCAGGTTGACCCCGTTGGACGAGCCGACCATCACCAGCACGGCGAAGGGGATGTACATCCAGAGCATGTCCGGCTGGAGCATTTTCAAAAACGGAAAATAAAGAATTGTGGAATAGGCCGGTTGCAGCAGCAACAAAGATATCGCCCCCAGGGCCACCACGATCTGTCCCAGCAGTTTGCCTCCGGCGCTCAAGCCATGGTTGCGTTTTTTGACCACCTTCAAGAAGTCGTCCCAAAAGCCCACCAGACCGAAACCCACGAAGACGAAAATGGTCAGCCAGAGGTAGACGTTGGTCAGATCCCCCCAGAGCAATACGCTGGTCAGCAGGGAAAAGGCGATCAGCAGGCCGCCCATGGTCGGGGTTCCGGCCTTGCCGTTGTGCTTGGGGACGTCCTCGCGAATGTGCTGCCCGCACTTCAACCGTTGCAGCCAGGCGATGAAAAGTGGCCCCAGCAGGATGGATATCAGCAACGCGGTGAGCAGGGCGTACACGGAGCGAAAGGTGATGTAGCGAAACACGTTGAAAACGATGTATTCGCTCCCTAGCGGGTAGAGTAAGTGATAGATCATGCGCTCGGCTCCGTTCGCAGGGCTTCAAGATAGGTTTCCATTTTTCCGGCCCGGGACCCCTTGAACAGGATCACGCCCCCACTTTCGCCCCGGTCGGCTTCGTCGATGCTTTTCCCGGCCAGAGCGGACTTGCGCCATGCTTCCAGAAAATGTTGCGGCGACTCACATTCCGTGAACCGGGTCGACGCCTGTTCCGCCGCCAATCCGGCCCGCACGTCCGCACCGTGCGCGCCGTGGTAGTACACCTCGGAGCAGACTCCGGCCAAGGTCCGGCCAAGGTCGTGGTGCTCGGCTTTGGCCGAGGCTCCCAGTTCCAACATGTCTCCCAGAACGCAGACAAGACGGTGTCCTTCGGTCAGGGCGCGGGCTCTGGACAGGGCCAAGCGCATGGATAGAGGATTGGCGTTATACGTGTCGTCCACCAGGAACCAGTCACCGCGGCGTTCAACATTGAAACGCCCCGGCAGGGCCAAATCAACGCTCAACCCTTCCTGAATCGCGGCCGGGTCGATGCCCAGCAAGGTGGCAGCGGCGGCCGTGGCCAGCACGTTCTGCGCCACGGGAGTCCGCTCCGTCGGCCAGGACAGGCTCAGCCCTCGGCCTTGCAGCCGCAACTCCAGCCCCATCCGGTCCGAATCGATCCGGAACGGATCTCCGCACCAAAACTCCGCGTCGGGGTCCCGTGTGGAAAATCCATGAATTCGGTCCGTGACGGCCTCGCTTTCCCGCCATAAATCCGGACAATCCCGGTTGACCAAGGCCCTGCCCTCCGGACTGAGATACGCGGCCAGCCGAGCCTTGGCCGCGGCCACTCCGGGCACGCCGCCTAGTTCGGCCAAGTGCGCGGGGCCGACATTGAGCAGGACCGCCAAGTCCGGCCGCAGGATCGCTCCCAGGTCGTCCATGTCCCCAGGCCGGCTGATTCCGGCCTCCATGATCCAAAAGTCCTCTTCTCCGGAGCAGGACAACAAGGACAGAGGCAATCCGATCTGGTTGTTCCAGTTCAACCGATTCCGGCACGTCGTACCACCCCGTGAACAAACCCGGGCCACCATCTCCTTGACCGTGGTCTTGCCGGCCGAGCCGGTCACGCCGACCACCCGCCCCGTGAACTCTTCGCGCCAGGCCGAGGCCACCTCGCCCAGGGCGGCCTGGGCGGTCATCCCTTCACGGAGCATCAACACCGGAACCCGTCCATTCAACTCGGGCACGTCCCTCGTGGCCATCACGGCCACGGCTCCGTTGTCCACGGCTTGGGCCGCGTGCTGGTGTCCGTCGCTACGCTCGCCTGGAAGACAGAAAAAAAGGTCGCCGGGCCGGATGTCCCGGCTGTCGATGCCAACACCGGTAATCGATAGGCCATCGGCACCGATCGACTCTGTAAGTCCCAGGACTCCGGCGATATGCCTCAGACTCATGCGCATGAGACCGCCTCCCCGCCACTTTGAGCAGACTCGGTATCAATCTCACCAATAATCCGACGAATGACCGTGGGATCGTGAAAAGGCTGTTTTTCGTCGCCGATCTGCTGCGTCGACTCGTGTCCCTTGCCCGCCACCAGCAACGCGTCGCCGGGACGCAGCATGTCCAGGGCGAGTTGAATGGCCAGCCTTCGGTCCACTTCCGTAACCACACGCGGGCAGGCCGCGAGTCCGGGCAGGACGTCGCCCAAGATTGCTTTCGGGTCTTCATGCCGGGGGTTGTCCGAAGTCAGGACAGCCACGTCTGCATGTCGGCCTACGGCTTGCCCCATCAAGGGACGCTTGGTTTTGTCCCGATTTCCGCCGCACCCAAACACGATGATCAAACGGCTGAATCCCGCTTTTCGTAACGCATCGGCAACGTTCTCCAAGGCGTCGGGGGTGTGGGCGTAATCCACGAAAATATTCAGGCCTTGTTGGTTGGTAACCCGCTCCAGTCGCCCGGGGACGCCGGAAAAGCTCTCCAGCGCCGCCATCCGCTCCGGCTCCACTCCCAGCCGCAATCCGGCCCCCTGGGCCGCCAGCAGGTTGAAGGCGTTATGCCGCCCAACCAGGGAGGAACGCAGCGACCACGCGGCCGATTTCCAGCTCATGCCCAGGTACAACCCGGACCGGTCGCAGGCCAGGATTTCGCCATGAAGATGCTCCGCGAGTTCGCCGTCCACGTCCGGTCGTGTTCTGTTCGGAACATGGTCCAAGCCCTGCACCAGGCCGTATCCCAAGCCGCCCCAGCGGCTGAACAGTCGGCGGCCATGGTCGTCGTCCATGTTCACCACGCGATGTTTGGACCCTAAGGCTCCTGGCGCTCCTGAAGCGAACAACAAAGCCTTGGTCTGAAAATAACTTTCCATGTCCTGGTGATAATCCAAGTGGTCCTGGGTGACGTTGGTCAATACCGCGACCTCGAAATGCAACCCGGCGGTTCGCTGTTGGTCCAAGGCATGGGAGGAGACTTCCATGCAGACATGAGTCACCCCGGCGCCCCGCATCCGGGCCAAAATTCCGTGCAGCCGCCAGCAGTCCGGCGTGGTCATCCCGAGATCGCATTCTCCGCCGGGCCACTGAGCTCCGATGGTCCCGATGGTTCCAACACGCAACCCAGCTGACCGCAACAGGTGAGCCGTCAGGTAAACCACTGTGGTCTTTCCGTTGGTCCCGGTCACCCCCACCAATACCGGACAGGCCCGGTCCGTGCCGTGATGGGCCGCGGCCAACTCGCCCAAGGCCCGCCGAGGGTCGGGGTGTTCCAGAATCGTCGTCCCTTTCAGCGTTTCACTGGCTGCCCCGTGAAGGTATCCCTCCGGGGCGATCACGTATCCGGCCTTGCGAGTCATCGCCTCCGCGATGAACGCCGTCCCGTCCGTTCGCGACCCAGGCAGCGCGATAAAAGCTTCGCCGGGTTGGATTGCTTTGGAGTAGGTCCGGATCATCAATCCGTCGCGGACCTTTTGGAGAAGGGTGTCCCAGAGTTCAACCCGCTGCATGACCATCTCCCTCATGACACCTCCAGCCACAGGGTCAGCCGTCGTTCATGAGCGGGCCAAGGCTGGCCCGGCTCTGGAACCTGCCGGGAAACGATCCCGCCGCCGCCTTCGACTTCGGGCAGCACCCCGTAGCCGCGCAGTCGCTCCACGGCCCGACGAACG contains the following coding sequences:
- the murC gene encoding UDP-N-acetylmuramate--L-alanine ligase encodes the protein MKSKVTSIHMVGLGGSGMSGIAEVLLNLGYSVSGSDVAPGPVLDHLRTLGAITYVGHCRGRLEQAQVLVKSTAVRDDNPEVQEARDLGIPIIPRAEMLAELMRLRTGIAVAGTHGKTTTTSILATIFKEAELDPTVIIGGRLRSYGSNALLGQGEYLIAEADESDGSFLCLFPIISVVTNIDADHLDFYPDLASIKEAFIQFMNKAPFYGLNVVCGDDPGVQAVLPQVRRPVVTYGFGADNDVRGELLEGRPGNPFRITWLGEYWAEVNLAQPGRHNVLNALGAVGVAIEIGIPKEAVLRGLTNFGGVGRRFEIKGERGGVTVVDDYGHHPKEIVATLHTAREFFPGRRLVVLFQPHRFSRTKALFGDFCRAFDQADRLLLLEIYPASEAPLPGISGSSLAQGVRQVSQTPVAFFPDMLAASGALPDILRPGDVLLTLGAGNVWQAGQAFLEAA
- the murG gene encoding undecaprenyldiphospho-muramoylpentapeptide beta-N-acetylglucosaminyltransferase — its product is MNRVILTTGGTGGHIFPALAVAEELRERHPGIRLLFVGSGRGPERRWAASAGLDFQALPVSGVLGRGWRALGILWWLPLSVSRAMAIVHGFKPDVVLGLGGYAGFPLVLAAWMLRVPTAIHEQNRLPGMTNRLLGRLVHRVLLSLPDDHHQFDAKKVVVTGNPLRKAVRLLRSAQPEGDSPRRNVLILGGSQGAKALNQAVLDSIDGFREERISLWHQTGQADWERVSGKYARTGWDQVRVEPFIEDVAEAYAWADLVICRAGATTLAELTVMGKPSVLVPFPYATHDHQMLNARKLEQAGAAMVLVESYLAQVQLWTVIKDLLDIPGKLRDMRKAAWELGRPEAGADVVRELEGLVQRG
- the ftsW gene encoding putative lipid II flippase FtsW produces the protein MSRLAAVSARGSGAGRGEGVDFWLLSVALLLSGLGLVMVLSSTGIMAERFYADKYYFFKRHLVFLIIGLGVMSAAAALPRLLYLRFAYAWLALAGGLLLLTLVSPLGVQAGGATRWLSVGPIMVQPLEISKVALVLYLASFFSRKQEMIRTFGVGFLPPVCITGALCVLLLAQPDFGGAASLMLILFCMSFVGGTRLVYLGATSFMALMGGIFLVMSSPYRFRRWFAFLDPFQDAQDVGYQLVQSLYALGGGGWLGEGLGAGKQKLFFLPAAHTDFILAVIGEELGFVGVSVIFVLVGVLLWRGLRIAKLQDGLQERFVAFGMLLILALGAMLNIAVVLGVVPPKGVPMPFLSYGGSSLVISLFCVGVLLNLSRSATPLGSGRNGAMA
- the murD gene encoding UDP-N-acetylmuramoyl-L-alanine--D-glutamate ligase codes for the protein MSSLHRPLPDSRPLRIHPGTTTVVVGTGRSGLAAAALLDHLGGAVRLVDSGTVSQEVRDLAEKRGWDVREGEHCTEQFERAALVVLSPGVNRRKLAPWLTGLRAAQVIAELELALGFVDAPITAVTGTSGKTTTATLIGRFLEAAGRRVFVGGNIGTPLSRYVLERMLAAEAGSSSNFKQADNLVLEVSSFQLLNTSSLRPNVGVLLNVSPNHLDYHQDMEEYLQAKLSLFAQQEPEDTAVFAEEMRELVRTRCVTRARTVYFGTQSDLICPALPGRHNRANIAAAFQACLPFGLTHAAAQTVLDGFIGLPHRLQIVAERDGVVFVDDSKGTTVQALRAALEAFDRPVLLLAGGVFKGGDLAGLNPLVRSKTKAVGLFGASREIFEAAWADAGTSLFWEPTLELAMDRLWHQAQPGDVMLLSPATASFDLFRDYKHRGMTFQGHLQTLGERGHE
- the mraY gene encoding phospho-N-acetylmuramoyl-pentapeptide-transferase, whose translation is MIYHLLYPLGSEYIVFNVFRYITFRSVYALLTALLISILLGPLFIAWLQRLKCGQHIREDVPKHNGKAGTPTMGGLLIAFSLLTSVLLWGDLTNVYLWLTIFVFVGFGLVGFWDDFLKVVKKRNHGLSAGGKLLGQIVVALGAISLLLLQPAYSTILYFPFLKMLQPDMLWMYIPFAVLVMVGSSNGVNLTDGLDGLAIVPLIVAAACFGIFVYVAGHVQIAKYLQVAYVPGVGEVTVFCAALVGAGLGFLWFNAYPAQVFMGDVGSLSLGGVLGFIAVLAKQELLLLIVGGLFVVETLSVILQVGYFKMTGGKRIFRMAPLHHHFELQGVPESKIIVRCWIFSIIMALISLSALKLR
- the murF gene encoding UDP-N-acetylmuramoyl-tripeptide--D-alanyl-D-alanine ligase produces the protein MRMSLRHIAGVLGLTESIGADGLSITGVGIDSRDIRPGDLFFCLPGERSDGHQHAAQAVDNGAVAVMATRDVPELNGRVPVLMLREGMTAQAALGEVASAWREEFTGRVVGVTGSAGKTTVKEMVARVCSRGGTTCRNRLNWNNQIGLPLSLLSCSGEEDFWIMEAGISRPGDMDDLGAILRPDLAVLLNVGPAHLAELGGVPGVAAAKARLAAYLSPEGRALVNRDCPDLWRESEAVTDRIHGFSTRDPDAEFWCGDPFRIDSDRMGLELRLQGRGLSLSWPTERTPVAQNVLATAAAATLLGIDPAAIQEGLSVDLALPGRFNVERRGDWFLVDDTYNANPLSMRLALSRARALTEGHRLVCVLGDMLELGASAKAEHHDLGRTLAGVCSEVYYHGAHGADVRAGLAAEQASTRFTECESPQHFLEAWRKSALAGKSIDEADRGESGGVILFKGSRAGKMETYLEALRTEPSA
- a CDS encoding UDP-N-acetylmuramoyl-L-alanyl-D-glutamate--2,6-diaminopimelate ligase; the encoded protein is MQRVELWDTLLQKVRDGLMIRTYSKAIQPGEAFIALPGSRTDGTAFIAEAMTRKAGYVIAPEGYLHGAASETLKGTTILEHPDPRRALGELAAAHHGTDRACPVLVGVTGTNGKTTVVYLTAHLLRSAGLRVGTIGTIGAQWPGGECDLGMTTPDCWRLHGILARMRGAGVTHVCMEVSSHALDQQRTAGLHFEVAVLTNVTQDHLDYHQDMESYFQTKALLFASGAPGALGSKHRVVNMDDDHGRRLFSRWGGLGYGLVQGLDHVPNRTRPDVDGELAEHLHGEILACDRSGLYLGMSWKSAAWSLRSSLVGRHNAFNLLAAQGAGLRLGVEPERMAALESFSGVPGRLERVTNQQGLNIFVDYAHTPDALENVADALRKAGFSRLIIVFGCGGNRDKTKRPLMGQAVGRHADVAVLTSDNPRHEDPKAILGDVLPGLAACPRVVTEVDRRLAIQLALDMLRPGDALLVAGKGHESTQQIGDEKQPFHDPTVIRRIIGEIDTESAQSGGEAVSCA